A single window of Onychostoma macrolepis isolate SWU-2019 chromosome 16, ASM1243209v1, whole genome shotgun sequence DNA harbors:
- the LOC131522164 gene encoding type-4 ice-structuring protein LS-12-like, which translates to MKFSLIAILLVALAIGSESASLVKRDAPAELEKIAKYFQDLVDNLKNVEGPELANKANAYFEQSRAQFQPMVEKLQEQLKPLSGNIEDHIKPLAASVQAQVAPLAGMIQTHVEDVLKFVADKSKAILPPQ; encoded by the exons ATGAAATTCTCCCTCATCGCCATCCTTCTTGTTGCTCTGGCCATTG GCTCCGAGTCAGCTTCTCTGGTCAAGAGAGACGCTCCTGCTGAGCTGGAGAAGATCGCCAAGTACTTCCAGGATCTCGTGGACAACCTGAAGAACGTTGAGGGCCCTGAGCTGGCCAACAAGGCCAA TGCTTACTTTGAGCAGAGCAGAGCCCAGTTCCAGCCCATGGTTGAGAAGCTCCAGGAGCAGCTGAAGCCCCTCTCCGGCAACATTGAAGACCACATCAAGCCTCTGGCCGCCTCCGTCCAGGCTCAGGTCGCCCCCCTGGCCGGCATGATCCAGACCCATGTTGAAGATGTCCTCAAGTTTGTGGCTGACAAGAGCAAAGCCATCCTGCCTCCCCAGTAA